The Amblyomma americanum isolate KBUSLIRL-KWMA chromosome 6, ASM5285725v1, whole genome shotgun sequence genome has a window encoding:
- the LOC144093817 gene encoding beta-1,3-galactosyltransferase 1-like isoform X2 encodes MMWFRRKRRFVSMAVVGVAALAVLASVAHFTTGAARSHQRRMTPRHQSPVYPPLPLPSQAAQESRQQPLPKRTFPADRVYNQPFEYLVNQERLCRGNTTDLNHRIDYLFLISSALGNVDRRNAIRDTWGRDVLAFAANRLAFLIGAGNDSRLQSAIESEASVHGDIIQEAFFDSYRNVTLKSVMMLRWTTRFCPGARFVVKVDDDTYLNAGNFFAAMQFRSGDAVYGKLFQMTEPIRDAENKWYVTDKEYPMDVYPDYVGGSAYVIGGSVVDVLYGATGHVRPFPIEDAYITGSCAESAGVRRVHVEGFNSLRIESLCEVKRAVTAHYTTAKEMVSLRDQLQRTEFVCQRLLFDFAYFCYCRQSSAVT; translated from the coding sequence ATGATGTGGTTCCGGAGGAAGCGGCGCTTCGTGAGCATGGCGGTGGTCGGCGTGGCCGCCTTGGCGGTGCTCGCGAGCGTGGCGCACTTCACCACCGGCGCGGCGAGGAGCCACCAGAGACGGATGACGCCGCGGCACCAGTCTCCGGTCTACCCTCCTCTTCCACTGCCGTCCCAAGCTGCTCAGGAGTCTCGGCAGCAGCCCCTGCCTAAGCGAACATTCCCCGCCGACCGTGTGTACAACCAGCCCTTCGAGTACCTCGTCAATCAGGAGAGACTGTGCCGTGGCAACACCACCGACCTTAATCACCGCATCGATTATTTATTCCTCATCTCTTCGGCGCTGGGCAACGTCGACCGGCGCAACGCCATCCGCGACACCTGGGGCCGCGACGTCCTGGCCTTCGCCGCGAACCGGTTGGCCTTCCTGATCGGTGCGGGCAACGACTCCCGGCTCCAGTCGGCCATCGAGAGCGAGGCCTCGGTGCACGGCGACATCATCCAGGAGGCCTTCTTCGACTCTTACCGCAACGTCACGCTCAAGTCCGTCATGATGCTCCGCTGGACCACGCGCTTCTGTCCCGGCGCCCGCTTCGTCGTCAAGGTCGACGACGACACGTACCTGAACGCGGGCAACTTCTTCGCAGCCATGCAGTTCCGGTCAGGAGACGCGGTCTATGGCAAGCTCTTCCAGATGACTGAGCCCATTCGCGACGCTGAGAACAAGTGGTACGTCACGGATAAGGAGTACCCCATGGACGTGTACCCCGATTACGTCGGTGGTTCTGCCTACGTCATCGGCGGTAGCGTGGTCGACGTCCTGTACGGAGCCACGGGTCACGTGAGGCCGTTCCCGATAGAGGACGCTTACATCACAGGTTCGTGCGCGGAGAGTGCCGGCGTGCGTCGCGTCCACGTCGAGGGCTTCAACTCGCTACGCATCGAATCTCTGTGCGAAGTGAAAAGGGCGGTGACGGCGCATTACACGACTGCCAAGGAGATGGTGTCCTTGAGAGACCAGCTACAGCGCACCGAGTTTGTGTGCCAGCGGCTCCTGTTCGACTTCGCCTACTTCTGTTACTGCCGACAATCATCGGCTGTCACGTGA
- the LOC144093817 gene encoding beta-1,3-galactosyltransferase 1-like isoform X1: MEQQKSAWSRVRASMMWFRRKRRFVSMAVVGVAALAVLASVAHFTTGAARSHQRRMTPRHQSPVYPPLPLPSQAAQESRQQPLPKRTFPADRVYNQPFEYLVNQERLCRGNTTDLNHRIDYLFLISSALGNVDRRNAIRDTWGRDVLAFAANRLAFLIGAGNDSRLQSAIESEASVHGDIIQEAFFDSYRNVTLKSVMMLRWTTRFCPGARFVVKVDDDTYLNAGNFFAAMQFRSGDAVYGKLFQMTEPIRDAENKWYVTDKEYPMDVYPDYVGGSAYVIGGSVVDVLYGATGHVRPFPIEDAYITGSCAESAGVRRVHVEGFNSLRIESLCEVKRAVTAHYTTAKEMVSLRDQLQRTEFVCQRLLFDFAYFCYCRQSSAVT, translated from the coding sequence GCGTCCATGATGTGGTTCCGGAGGAAGCGGCGCTTCGTGAGCATGGCGGTGGTCGGCGTGGCCGCCTTGGCGGTGCTCGCGAGCGTGGCGCACTTCACCACCGGCGCGGCGAGGAGCCACCAGAGACGGATGACGCCGCGGCACCAGTCTCCGGTCTACCCTCCTCTTCCACTGCCGTCCCAAGCTGCTCAGGAGTCTCGGCAGCAGCCCCTGCCTAAGCGAACATTCCCCGCCGACCGTGTGTACAACCAGCCCTTCGAGTACCTCGTCAATCAGGAGAGACTGTGCCGTGGCAACACCACCGACCTTAATCACCGCATCGATTATTTATTCCTCATCTCTTCGGCGCTGGGCAACGTCGACCGGCGCAACGCCATCCGCGACACCTGGGGCCGCGACGTCCTGGCCTTCGCCGCGAACCGGTTGGCCTTCCTGATCGGTGCGGGCAACGACTCCCGGCTCCAGTCGGCCATCGAGAGCGAGGCCTCGGTGCACGGCGACATCATCCAGGAGGCCTTCTTCGACTCTTACCGCAACGTCACGCTCAAGTCCGTCATGATGCTCCGCTGGACCACGCGCTTCTGTCCCGGCGCCCGCTTCGTCGTCAAGGTCGACGACGACACGTACCTGAACGCGGGCAACTTCTTCGCAGCCATGCAGTTCCGGTCAGGAGACGCGGTCTATGGCAAGCTCTTCCAGATGACTGAGCCCATTCGCGACGCTGAGAACAAGTGGTACGTCACGGATAAGGAGTACCCCATGGACGTGTACCCCGATTACGTCGGTGGTTCTGCCTACGTCATCGGCGGTAGCGTGGTCGACGTCCTGTACGGAGCCACGGGTCACGTGAGGCCGTTCCCGATAGAGGACGCTTACATCACAGGTTCGTGCGCGGAGAGTGCCGGCGTGCGTCGCGTCCACGTCGAGGGCTTCAACTCGCTACGCATCGAATCTCTGTGCGAAGTGAAAAGGGCGGTGACGGCGCATTACACGACTGCCAAGGAGATGGTGTCCTTGAGAGACCAGCTACAGCGCACCGAGTTTGTGTGCCAGCGGCTCCTGTTCGACTTCGCCTACTTCTGTTACTGCCGACAATCATCGGCTGTCACGTGA